A DNA window from Syngnathus typhle isolate RoL2023-S1 ecotype Sweden linkage group LG2, RoL_Styp_1.0, whole genome shotgun sequence contains the following coding sequences:
- the opn7b gene encoding opsin 7, group member b yields the protein MGNASETYLFVSRISKDNDILMGTLYTIFGVLSMLGNGTLLFVAYRKNSSLKPAEYFVVNLAISDLMMTISLFPIAIPSAYTHKWLYNKTTCTIYAFCGVLFGLCSLTTLTVLSSVCWLKVCCPNYGNKFSHCHACLLVGGVWCYAAVFAVGPLLGWGEYGPEPYGTACCINWHAPSQNSLAMSYIVCLFFFCYIIPCTVIFLSYLFILLTVRGSRQAVQQHMSPQNKITNAHALIIKLSVAVCIGFLTAWSPYAIVSMWAAFGNSSNVPPMAFALAAIFAKSSTLYNPIVYLVFKPNFRKSLCRDVAQCRRSVCGCLCQHDSTQKETCRQAHHKEECNSTQFSNGLLENHGTCRHCPETLTPRENCIDHNPQRTATMLQGSQHSEVAVSQLSNEQQSDFL from the exons ATGGGAAATGCCTCCGAAACGTATCTGTTTGTGTCCAGAATATCTAAAGACAATGACATCCTCATGGGGACGTTGTATACGATTTttg GTGTTCTTTCCATGCTGGGGAATGGAACCCTGCTGTTTGTGGCTTATAGAAAAAACTCCTCCTTGAAGCCAGCAGAGTACTTTGTAGTCAACTTGGCCATCAGTGACCTGATGATGACCATCTCTCTTTTTCCCATTGCTATACCATCAGCCTACACTCATAA GTGGCTGTATAATAAGACCACCTGCACCATTTACGCCTTCTGTGGCGTTTTGTTTGGCCTGTGCAGTTTGACTACTTTAACAGTGCTTTCGTCCGTCTGCTGGCTCAAGGTTTGCTGCCCAAATTATG GCAACAAGTTTTCCCACTGCCACGCCTGCTTGCTGGTCGGCGGCGTCTGGTGCTACGCGGCCGTGTTTGCTGTGGGGCCCTTGTTGGGCTGGGGAGAGTACGGGCCCGAGCCGTACGGTACGGCGTGCTGCATCAACTGGCATGCGCCCAGCCAAAACTCTTTGGCCATGAGCTACATTGtctgcctcttcttcttctgctacaTTATTCCCTGCACGGTCATCTTTCTGTCCTACTTGTTCATCCTGTTGACCGTCCGTGGGTCCCGCCAGGCAGTGCAGCAGCACATGTCCCCGCAGAACAAGATCACCAATGCACATGCGCTTATTATTAAG cTCTCCGTGGCAGTTTGCATTGGTTTCCTGACAGCATGGAGTCCATATGCCATTGTGTCCATGTGGGCAGCATTTGGTAACTCCTCAAATGTACCACCTATGGCTTTCGCACTGGCCGCCATCTTTGCCAAGTCCTCTACTCTTTACAACCCGATTGTCTATCTGGTTTTTAAGCCCAACTTCCGCAAGTCTCTCTGTCGGGATGTAGCCCAGTGCAGAAGGTCAGTTTGCGGGTGTTTGTGTCAGCACGACTCCACCCAGAAGGAAACGTGCAGGCAAGCTCATCATAAAGAAGAGTGTAACTCTACACAGTTTTCAAACGGGCTACTGGAGAACCACGGCACCTGCAGACACTGTCCTGAGACTTTGACTCCAAGAGAAAACTGTATCGACCACAACCCTCAGCGGACTGCCACAATGCTCCAGGGGTCGCAACATAGCGAGGTGGCTGTCAGTCAACTCTCCAATGAGCAGCAAAGTGACTTCCTCTAG